A portion of the Deinococcus peraridilitoris DSM 19664 genome contains these proteins:
- a CDS encoding potassium channel family protein, with protein sequence MKSKQCLVIGLGRFGSAVATTLYELGHEVVAVDVEEDNVQRVMNLVTHAAILDATDERALRSIGVGEFDEVVIAIGSDIKSNILATLAAKNLGARHVVSKATDEVAARVLEKIGADEVIRPEHDMGVRTAQRIGGIRRKDTPDLGPNTSIVELGVNERLRGTLKELNLSNRFGVQVIALNRGGRVEVAPRADEDLRLHDTLVIVGDNHAIEELRRFRGED encoded by the coding sequence ATGAAGTCGAAACAATGCTTGGTGATCGGTCTGGGTCGGTTCGGTTCGGCCGTGGCCACCACGCTGTACGAACTGGGGCACGAGGTCGTGGCAGTAGATGTCGAGGAAGACAACGTGCAGCGGGTCATGAACCTCGTCACACACGCGGCCATTCTGGACGCCACCGATGAGCGCGCCTTGCGCTCGATCGGGGTAGGTGAGTTCGACGAGGTCGTGATTGCCATTGGCAGCGACATCAAATCCAATATTCTGGCCACCCTGGCTGCCAAGAATCTCGGCGCGCGCCATGTGGTGAGCAAGGCGACCGACGAGGTGGCGGCGCGGGTGCTGGAAAAAATCGGGGCCGACGAGGTGATCCGCCCCGAGCATGACATGGGCGTGCGCACTGCACAGCGCATCGGTGGTATCCGGCGCAAGGACACCCCCGACCTGGGACCCAACACCTCGATTGTGGAACTGGGTGTCAACGAGCGGTTGCGGGGCACGCTCAAGGAACTCAACCTGTCCAACCGCTTTGGGGTGCAGGTCATTGCCCTCAATCGGGGCGGGCGGGTCGAGGTGGCGCCGCGGGCCGACGAGGACTTGCGCCTGCACGACACGCTGGTGATCGTGGGCGACAATCACGCCATCGAAGAATTGCGCCGCTTTCGGGGTGAGGACTGA
- a CDS encoding TrkH family potassium uptake protein: MKAVMLRRRFFRKLSPPQLIALSFALISLLGGVLLSMPATHAPGVRLTFLQALFMATSAVCVTGLVVVPTGETFNLLGQIILLLLMQIGGLGIVTFGTLFALLAGRRIGFGDRVRLAEQTGAFDVGSVARLIRLIVLYTLAFEALGALVLYSRFGPLEGWGTGAYYAIFYSVSAFNNGGFTLYSDSLERFAGDPVISLTVATLVILGGLGFLVVVNLAAWRASGRSNVLLTYSKIVLLMTAILLPLGMLGFAALEWTNPQSLGTLPLWEKLIVSFFESTTPRSSGFNTVDYSLLRPATLMFTIILMFIGASPGSTGGGIKVTTLFVLILASWSMIRGRGEPQAFQRRIDTETIVRALVVTVLSLALVNGALVLMVLANPKLPFLNLLFETVSAFGTVGLSMGTTAQLSEWGQGIVIALMYLGRVGPLTFAVAFSTHGRHRLVSYPAEKNILIG, from the coding sequence ATGAAAGCAGTCATGCTGCGCCGCCGCTTCTTCCGAAAACTGTCTCCCCCGCAGCTGATCGCCCTGTCGTTCGCCCTCATCAGCCTGCTGGGCGGCGTGCTGCTGAGCATGCCGGCCACGCACGCGCCCGGCGTGAGACTGACCTTTCTGCAGGCGCTGTTCATGGCGACGAGCGCCGTGTGCGTGACCGGACTGGTCGTGGTGCCCACCGGGGAGACCTTCAACCTGCTGGGGCAGATCATCCTGCTGCTGCTGATGCAGATCGGTGGGCTGGGCATCGTGACCTTCGGGACGCTGTTTGCCCTGCTGGCCGGACGTCGCATCGGTTTTGGCGACCGCGTCCGCCTGGCCGAGCAGACTGGCGCCTTCGACGTGGGCAGCGTGGCGCGCCTGATCCGCTTGATCGTGCTGTACACGCTGGCGTTCGAGGCCTTGGGAGCGCTCGTGCTCTACAGCCGTTTCGGTCCCCTGGAAGGCTGGGGCACGGGCGCGTATTACGCCATTTTTTATTCGGTCTCCGCCTTCAACAACGGCGGCTTCACGCTGTACTCTGACAGCCTGGAGCGCTTCGCCGGCGATCCGGTCATCAGCCTGACGGTCGCGACGCTGGTGATTCTCGGCGGCCTGGGCTTTCTGGTGGTTGTCAACCTGGCGGCCTGGCGGGCTTCGGGCCGCTCGAACGTGCTGCTGACCTACTCCAAGATCGTGCTGCTCATGACCGCCATCCTGCTTCCCCTGGGCATGCTGGGCTTTGCGGCGCTGGAATGGACCAACCCGCAGTCCCTGGGCACACTGCCGCTCTGGGAAAAGCTGATCGTGAGCTTTTTTGAAAGCACGACGCCGCGCTCATCGGGCTTCAACACCGTCGACTACAGCCTGCTGAGGCCCGCCACGCTGATGTTCACCATCATCCTGATGTTCATCGGCGCGAGTCCCGGTTCCACGGGCGGCGGCATCAAGGTCACCACGCTGTTCGTACTGATCCTGGCCTCATGGAGCATGATTCGCGGAAGGGGTGAGCCGCAGGCCTTTCAGCGGCGCATCGACACCGAGACCATTGTGCGGGCGCTGGTGGTCACGGTGCTGAGCCTGGCGCTGGTGAACGGCGCGCTGGTGCTGATGGTGCTGGCCAATCCGAAGCTGCCGTTTCTGAACCTGCTCTTCGAAACGGTCTCGGCGTTCGGCACGGTGGGGCTCAGCATGGGCACCACCGCGCAGCTGAGCGAGTGGGGCCAGGGCATCGTGATCGCGCTGATGTACCTCGGCCGTGTGGGACCGCTGACCTTTGCCGTGGCCTTCAGCACCCACGGTCGGCACCGGCTGGTGTCCTACCCGGCCGAGAAGAACATCCTGATCGGCTGA
- a CDS encoding methyltransferase domain-containing protein, giving the protein MQERVYELEVLSGLERFAREELSALRGARSLGELRFTYDGSTRAVKRLLSAVAAYEVEYFDVPRPKALLGHQHLTRLLRFVEDVLEQDTFKSFRFSAAGRETAVFARLAQEVERACGLRHDPKEGELLLRFVRAGEGWEVLARLTPRPLSARSWRVCNMAGGLNATLAHAMLRLGGVRSGDRVFNPMCGSGTLLIERAALGASERLVGADVDERALECARQNVAVSKHQDIEIGQMNVVEAELPARAFDLIVADLPWGDAVGSHASNAELYPAFLRAMAHVGSKNARLVVLTHEVTLFERLLQDERRWTLRESMRVYHGGHYPRMYLLTK; this is encoded by the coding sequence ATGCAGGAACGCGTGTACGAACTGGAAGTTTTGAGTGGCCTGGAGCGCTTCGCGCGTGAGGAGCTGTCCGCCTTGCGTGGCGCGCGTTCGCTGGGCGAACTGCGCTTTACCTACGACGGCTCGACGCGTGCGGTCAAGCGGCTGCTTTCGGCAGTGGCCGCCTACGAGGTGGAGTATTTCGACGTGCCGCGTCCCAAAGCCCTGCTGGGCCACCAGCATCTCACGCGCCTGCTGCGCTTTGTCGAGGACGTGCTGGAGCAGGACACCTTCAAGAGCTTCCGCTTCAGCGCCGCCGGGCGGGAAACGGCGGTGTTCGCGCGCCTCGCCCAGGAAGTCGAGCGCGCCTGTGGCCTCAGGCACGACCCCAAGGAAGGCGAGCTGCTGCTGCGGTTTGTGCGTGCCGGCGAGGGCTGGGAAGTGCTCGCCCGCCTGACGCCGCGTCCCCTGTCGGCGCGTTCCTGGCGGGTATGCAACATGGCAGGCGGCCTCAACGCCACCCTGGCACACGCCATGCTGCGCCTGGGCGGTGTGCGCTCAGGAGACCGGGTCTTCAACCCGATGTGCGGCTCGGGCACCCTGCTGATCGAGCGTGCCGCGCTGGGCGCTTCAGAGCGGCTCGTGGGCGCCGACGTGGACGAGCGCGCCCTGGAGTGCGCGCGTCAGAATGTCGCCGTCAGCAAGCATCAAGACATCGAAATCGGGCAGATGAACGTTGTCGAGGCCGAATTGCCCGCACGCGCCTTCGACCTGATCGTCGCCGACCTGCCCTGGGGTGACGCGGTGGGCTCGCACGCCTCGAACGCCGAGCTGTACCCGGCGTTTCTGCGCGCCATGGCCCACGTGGGCTCCAAGAATGCGCGTCTGGTGGTCCTGACGCACGAAGTCACTTTGTTCGAGCGCCTGCTGCAAGACGAACGCCGCTGGACCCTGCGCGAGAGCATGCGGGTATATCACGGTGGGCATTACCCGCGCATGTACCTGCTGACCAAGTAG
- the ppgK gene encoding polyphosphate--glucose phosphotransferase, translating to MSQILGIDIGGSGIKGAPVDLTSGTLIAERHRIPTPQPSTPQAVALVVRELCEHFGWRDAVGCTFPAVIRGGVALSAANVDKSWIGTNAERVLSEASGLTVRVVNDADAAGLAEARFGAGRGEDGVVMLLTLGTGIGSALLHGGLLVPNTELGHVELNGKELEHYASDKVREDQDLSWKKWAERLSTSLQYLERLFSPDLFILGGGVSKKGDKFLPLLQVKTPVKLAELRNQAGIVGAALYAAGRER from the coding sequence ATGTCCCAGATTCTCGGCATTGACATCGGCGGCAGCGGCATCAAGGGTGCGCCCGTCGATCTCACCTCCGGCACCCTGATCGCCGAGCGGCACCGTATTCCCACGCCGCAACCCTCCACGCCCCAGGCGGTCGCGCTTGTGGTGCGTGAGCTGTGTGAGCATTTCGGGTGGCGTGATGCGGTGGGCTGCACGTTCCCGGCAGTCATCCGTGGTGGTGTGGCGCTCAGTGCCGCCAACGTGGACAAAAGCTGGATTGGCACCAACGCCGAACGGGTGCTGAGCGAGGCAAGCGGGCTCACCGTGCGGGTGGTCAACGACGCCGACGCGGCCGGTCTGGCCGAAGCGCGCTTTGGTGCCGGACGCGGAGAAGACGGTGTGGTCATGCTGCTGACCCTGGGCACCGGTATCGGCAGCGCGCTGCTGCATGGCGGCCTGCTCGTGCCGAACACCGAGCTGGGGCACGTCGAGCTGAACGGCAAGGAACTCGAGCATTACGCCTCGGACAAGGTCCGCGAGGATCAGGACTTGTCATGGAAGAAGTGGGCCGAACGACTGAGCACCAGCTTGCAGTACCTCGAGCGGCTCTTCTCGCCCGACCTCTTCATTTTGGGCGGGGGGGTCAGCAAGAAAGGCGACAAATTCCTGCCGCTGCTGCAGGTCAAGACTCCCGTGAAGCTGGCCGAGCTGCGCAACCAGGCAGGCATTGTCGGCGCCGCCCTGTACGCGGCCGGGCGCGAGCGCTGA
- a CDS encoding sigma-70 family RNA polymerase sigma factor has protein sequence MNPTDEQLIALMGHGQEDALRELHRRYAPYLFSMARRMLSGTDDVEACVQDAFVSVWKHAARFDPSRASAKTWLVTIAHRRFLQALRDRPDSTLPLEEWDAPTQSTQPLDRIMLQGALTQLDGEQQKLIELAFYDGYSHGQLAEVTGLPLGTVKTRLRAALSKLRTHLEDKRDA, from the coding sequence ATGAATCCAACGGACGAACAGCTGATAGCCTTGATGGGCCACGGTCAGGAGGACGCCCTGCGCGAACTCCACCGCCGCTACGCGCCGTACCTGTTTTCAATGGCTCGCCGCATGCTCAGCGGGACCGACGACGTGGAAGCCTGTGTGCAGGACGCTTTTGTCAGCGTCTGGAAGCACGCGGCTCGCTTTGATCCTTCTCGCGCGAGCGCCAAGACGTGGCTCGTGACCATTGCACACCGCCGTTTCCTGCAGGCCCTGCGCGACCGTCCCGACTCTACCCTGCCCCTCGAAGAATGGGACGCCCCCACCCAGTCCACCCAGCCGCTCGACCGCATCATGCTGCAAGGCGCCCTCACACAGCTCGACGGCGAACAGCAAAAGCTGATCGAGCTGGCCTTTTACGACGGGTACAGCCACGGACAGCTGGCCGAGGTGACCGGTTTGCCGCTCGGCACCGTCAAGACCCGCCTGCGGGCCGCCCTGTCCAAACTTCGTACCCATCTGGAGGACAAGCGTGACGCCTGA